A genomic region of Saccopteryx bilineata isolate mSacBil1 chromosome 1, mSacBil1_pri_phased_curated, whole genome shotgun sequence contains the following coding sequences:
- the CCDC179 gene encoding coiled-coil domain-containing protein 179 produces the protein MAGSAILAARRLFEGNGAELKRGGCEQHKSREGPRRNHPSEVTERQSLHKRIQNMQNLRKEKRKRNKMFSKPHPVPDPGLLVSAKTSLKLTDT, from the exons ATGGCGGGTTCAGCAATTTTAGCAGCACGAAGGCTGTTTGAAGGGAATGGTGCAGAGCTCAAAAGAGGAGGATGTGAGCAACACAAAAGCAGG GAAGGACCAAGACGAAATCATCCTTCAGAAGTCACCGAAAGGCAG tcCTTGCATAAACGTATTCAGAATATGCAAAAcctaaggaaagagaagaggaaacggAATAAAATGTTCTCAAAACCTCATCCTGTTCCGGATCCAGGGCTCCTAGTAAGTGCGAAGACTTCTCTGAAATTAACAGATACTTAA